A genomic segment from Gemmatimonadaceae bacterium encodes:
- a CDS encoding VCBS repeat-containing protein, which produces MKGRGTPGRFARALLLTGALASAVGCGRSPADAAPSQPPLFELLAPAATGVSFQNTLPESPDFNILNYLYYYNGGGVAVGDVNGDSLPDLYFSSNLEPNRLYLNKGSFRFEDATESAGVSGPPGWKTGVAMADVDGDGDLDLYVSAVRYLSMAGRNILYINDGAGHFTDRTAEFGVGHEGYSTQAAFLDYDMDGDLDLYLLNHSTQTERAVGSPALRTIPHPTAGDRLFRNDGGRFTDVSAKAGIYQGVEGFGLGVVASDVNMDGCPDLYIANDFQENDYLYLNNCNGTFTESIARATRHTSRFSMGVDAGDIDNDARPDLAVLDMLPEREDVLKTSASSEGFNLFDLRVRAGYWPQYARNTLQLNRGGGRFSEIGYLAGVQATDWSWSALLADFDDDGRKDLFITNGIYRRPNDLDYINYVGNQAMQASLARGISKENLALLDSMPRIALSNYLFRNEGRYRFTDVADRWGLSQPGFSNGAAYVDLDNDGALDLVVNNIAAPASIYRNRARELTKHHWLAVTLHGEGKNTAGVGAKVLATAGGTTQLVEQVPTRGWLSSMDPRLHFGFGDTEQGDSLVVIWPDRRMQVVKPLPLDRHLTLHQRDATLRWAPAAPPSSPLFADVSSELGPPVRHVENDFLDYNREPLMPHRLSTEGPALAVADVDGDGLDDVYVGGAKWQAGTLLVQRPDGSFRARPQPAIAADSLDEDVDAAFLDADGDGDQDLVVVSGGNEFWGDAEALESRLYRNDGKGTFTRDVNALPSIRENGGCVLVGDFDGDGDPDLFLGARVVSREYGRIPTSHLLQNDGSGRFADVTATLAPALVHAGMVSSGAWLDYDGDGKLDLVVAGEWMAVRLFRQEGGHFVERSTEAGLASTEGWWNSVTVADLNGDARPDLVLGNLGLNSYVHASPSEPARLYVGDFFNTGSLKQLLTFYKHGTSYPVAGRDDLVKLMPALRQKYPSFTSFGAATIEQIFPPAELSKATVLEARMLASAVAIANGKGFAVTTLPAEAQFFPVYGAVARDFDGDGTVDLLLGGNFNGVTPVYGRYDAGYGLFLRGDGGGTFTPVDMAQSGVAIDGEVRDLKLVRGPGGRSSVAVARNNDTVLLLRSKEAAVAAAARAPRAVQSR; this is translated from the coding sequence GTGAAGGGGCGAGGCACTCCCGGCCGGTTTGCGCGCGCATTGCTGCTGACGGGTGCGCTCGCCAGTGCCGTGGGGTGCGGCCGCTCGCCGGCGGATGCGGCACCGTCCCAACCACCGCTCTTCGAACTCCTTGCACCTGCGGCCACCGGCGTCTCGTTCCAGAACACGCTCCCCGAGTCGCCGGACTTCAACATCCTGAACTACCTGTACTACTACAACGGGGGCGGCGTCGCGGTCGGCGACGTGAACGGCGACTCGCTCCCCGATCTCTACTTCTCATCCAACCTCGAGCCCAACCGGCTCTACCTCAACAAGGGGAGCTTCCGTTTCGAGGATGCCACCGAGTCGGCTGGCGTGTCGGGGCCGCCGGGGTGGAAGACGGGGGTGGCGATGGCCGATGTGGATGGTGACGGGGACCTGGACCTCTACGTCTCCGCCGTCCGCTACCTGTCGATGGCGGGGCGCAACATCCTGTACATCAACGACGGCGCTGGGCACTTCACCGACCGCACGGCAGAGTTTGGGGTAGGGCATGAGGGATACTCCACGCAGGCCGCCTTCCTGGACTACGACATGGACGGTGACCTGGACCTGTACCTCCTCAACCACTCCACGCAGACCGAGCGCGCGGTCGGGTCGCCCGCGTTGCGCACCATCCCGCACCCCACCGCCGGCGACCGGTTGTTTCGCAACGATGGCGGGCGCTTCACCGATGTGAGCGCCAAGGCGGGGATCTACCAGGGGGTGGAAGGGTTCGGGCTGGGCGTTGTCGCGAGCGACGTGAACATGGACGGATGTCCCGACCTGTATATCGCCAACGACTTCCAGGAGAACGACTACCTCTACCTCAACAACTGCAACGGGACCTTCACCGAGTCCATCGCGCGCGCCACCAGGCACACGTCGCGATTCTCGATGGGGGTCGATGCGGGCGACATCGACAACGACGCGCGCCCCGACCTCGCCGTGCTCGACATGCTCCCCGAGCGCGAGGACGTGCTCAAGACGTCGGCGTCGAGCGAAGGGTTCAATCTCTTCGACCTGCGCGTGCGCGCCGGCTACTGGCCGCAGTACGCGCGCAACACGTTGCAGCTGAACCGCGGCGGTGGGCGCTTTTCCGAGATCGGCTATCTGGCCGGCGTGCAGGCCACCGACTGGAGCTGGTCTGCCCTCCTCGCCGACTTCGATGACGACGGGCGCAAGGACCTGTTCATCACCAACGGGATCTACCGTCGCCCGAACGACCTGGACTACATCAACTACGTCGGCAACCAGGCCATGCAGGCGTCGCTGGCGCGCGGGATCTCCAAGGAGAACCTCGCCCTTCTGGACAGCATGCCGCGCATTGCGCTCTCGAACTACCTCTTCCGCAACGAAGGGCGATATCGCTTCACCGATGTGGCCGACCGCTGGGGACTGTCGCAGCCCGGCTTCTCGAACGGGGCCGCCTACGTCGACCTGGACAACGACGGGGCGCTCGACCTGGTGGTGAACAACATCGCCGCCCCGGCGTCGATCTACCGCAACCGCGCGCGAGAGCTGACGAAGCACCACTGGCTCGCGGTCACGTTGCACGGCGAGGGGAAGAACACGGCGGGTGTCGGCGCCAAGGTCCTTGCCACCGCCGGCGGAACCACGCAGCTCGTGGAGCAGGTGCCCACGCGCGGCTGGCTTTCCTCGATGGACCCGCGCCTGCACTTCGGCTTTGGTGACACGGAACAGGGCGACTCGCTGGTCGTGATCTGGCCCGACCGCCGGATGCAAGTGGTGAAGCCGCTCCCGCTCGACCGCCACCTCACGCTCCACCAGCGGGATGCCACGCTTCGCTGGGCGCCGGCCGCGCCGCCGTCGTCGCCGCTCTTTGCCGACGTCTCGAGCGAACTCGGGCCACCGGTGCGCCATGTGGAGAACGACTTCCTCGACTACAACCGCGAACCGTTGATGCCGCACCGCCTCTCGACCGAGGGGCCGGCGCTCGCGGTTGCCGACGTCGATGGCGACGGGCTCGATGATGTGTACGTGGGCGGAGCCAAGTGGCAGGCGGGGACGCTCCTGGTGCAGCGCCCCGACGGGAGCTTCCGCGCGCGTCCCCAACCGGCGATTGCCGCCGACTCGCTCGACGAGGACGTGGACGCGGCCTTCCTCGACGCCGACGGCGATGGCGACCAGGACCTGGTGGTGGTGAGCGGCGGCAACGAGTTCTGGGGCGACGCCGAGGCGCTGGAGAGCCGGCTGTATCGCAACGACGGGAAGGGAACGTTCACGCGCGACGTGAATGCACTCCCCTCGATTCGCGAGAACGGCGGGTGCGTCCTGGTTGGCGACTTCGACGGCGATGGCGATCCCGACTTGTTTCTCGGTGCGCGCGTGGTGTCGCGCGAGTACGGTCGCATCCCCACCAGTCACCTGCTGCAGAACGACGGCAGCGGGCGCTTTGCCGACGTCACGGCAACGCTGGCCCCGGCGCTCGTGCACGCGGGGATGGTCTCGTCAGGCGCCTGGCTCGACTACGATGGCGACGGGAAGCTCGATCTCGTCGTGGCCGGCGAGTGGATGGCGGTGCGCCTCTTTCGCCAGGAAGGGGGGCACTTCGTGGAGCGCAGCACCGAGGCGGGGCTGGCGTCGACGGAAGGGTGGTGGAACAGCGTGACAGTCGCCGACCTCAACGGCGACGCGCGACCGGACCTCGTGTTAGGCAACCTTGGGCTCAACTCCTACGTGCATGCGTCGCCCAGCGAACCGGCGCGACTCTACGTGGGCGACTTCTTCAACACCGGGTCGCTCAAGCAGCTCCTCACCTTCTACAAGCACGGGACGAGCTACCCCGTGGCCGGGCGCGACGACCTGGTGAAGCTGATGCCGGCGCTGCGGCAGAAGTACCCGTCGTTCACGTCGTTCGGAGCTGCAACGATCGAGCAGATCTTTCCCCCGGCCGAACTGTCGAAGGCGACGGTGCTCGAGGCGCGCATGCTGGCCTCGGCGGTGGCCATCGCCAATGGGAAGGGATTTGCGGTGACGACGCTTCCGGCCGAGGCGCAGTTCTTCCCCGTGTACGGCGCCGTGGCGCGCGACTTTGACGGCGACGGGACGGTCGACCTCCTGCTGGGGGGAAACTTCAACGGCGTGACGCCGGTGTACGGGCGCTACGACGCCGGTTACGGGCTCTTCCTGCGCGGCGATGGCGGCGGCACGTTCACCCCGGTCGACATGGCGCAGAGCGGCGTGGCGATCGACGGTGAGGTGCGAGACCTCAAGCTGGTGCGAGGCCCCGGGGGGCGAAGCTCGGTCGCGGTGGCGCGCAACAACGACACCGTGCTCCTCCTGCGCTCGAAGGAGGCCGCCGTGGCGGCGGCTGCAAGGGCGCCCCGTGCCGTCCAGTCCCGATGA
- a CDS encoding vanadium-dependent haloperoxidase, producing MHHDLSNRLRGAALAAMLTIVALVSACTSSDATGGGASAATRAVTASDAMPLHDAMHALSMVMVYDIFSPPQASRTYAYASIAAYEAMRPGDTTYHSLAGQLTGLTAVPAPPAGGAVDYPLAGVHAFMTVAQALTFSRERIDSLRTAMDKRYEASVAADVYRASIAFGDTVAGHILAWAGGDRYKQSRGWPKYSVTKARGRWVPTPPAYMDAVEPHWGALRPFVLDTGSQFKPLPPLPFDSAKGSPFMKEAMEVYETKARLTDDQKEILAFWDCNPYVMNVQGHTMFATKKITPGGHWMGIVGGAARKAGADPLRAADAYARTAIGLADAFVSSWDEKYRSNLIRPETVINRYIDEQWTPMLQTPPFPEYTSGHSVASGSAAEVLTDVFGDNFAFTDSTELEFGLPIRSFTSFRQAAAEAAISRLYGGIHYRRAIEQGMLQGQKVGQYVVSKVRTRTVTPATSAASGSTP from the coding sequence ATGCATCACGACTTGTCCAATCGCCTTCGAGGCGCCGCATTGGCGGCGATGCTGACCATCGTCGCTCTGGTCTCCGCGTGCACGAGCAGCGACGCGACGGGCGGGGGCGCTTCAGCCGCAACGCGCGCGGTGACGGCGTCGGATGCGATGCCGCTGCACGACGCCATGCATGCGCTCTCGATGGTCATGGTGTACGACATCTTCTCGCCGCCACAGGCGAGCCGGACGTACGCCTACGCGAGCATTGCCGCCTACGAGGCCATGCGCCCGGGCGACACGACCTACCATTCGCTTGCCGGGCAGCTGACGGGGTTGACTGCGGTGCCCGCGCCGCCGGCGGGGGGAGCGGTGGACTATCCGCTGGCCGGGGTGCACGCCTTCATGACGGTGGCACAGGCGCTGACGTTCTCGCGCGAGCGCATCGATTCGCTGCGCACGGCGATGGACAAGCGCTACGAAGCGAGCGTTGCGGCTGACGTGTACCGCGCCTCGATTGCCTTCGGCGACACGGTGGCCGGGCACATCCTCGCCTGGGCGGGGGGCGATCGCTACAAGCAGTCGCGCGGCTGGCCCAAGTACTCGGTGACCAAGGCGCGCGGGCGCTGGGTCCCGACGCCGCCGGCCTACATGGACGCCGTGGAGCCGCACTGGGGTGCACTCCGCCCCTTCGTGCTCGACACGGGGTCGCAGTTCAAGCCGCTCCCGCCGCTCCCCTTCGACTCGGCCAAGGGTTCGCCGTTCATGAAGGAGGCGATGGAGGTCTACGAGACCAAGGCCAGGCTCACCGACGACCAGAAGGAGATCCTCGCCTTCTGGGACTGCAACCCGTACGTGATGAACGTGCAGGGTCACACGATGTTCGCCACGAAGAAGATCACCCCCGGGGGGCACTGGATGGGGATCGTGGGTGGGGCAGCGCGGAAGGCCGGCGCCGACCCGCTGCGTGCCGCCGATGCCTACGCGCGCACAGCGATCGGGTTGGCCGATGCCTTCGTTTCATCGTGGGATGAGAAGTACCGCAGCAACCTCATTCGCCCCGAGACGGTCATCAATCGCTACATCGACGAGCAGTGGACGCCGATGCTGCAGACGCCCCCGTTCCCGGAGTACACGAGCGGGCACAGCGTGGCATCGGGGTCGGCGGCCGAGGTCCTGACCGACGTGTTCGGCGACAACTTCGCCTTCACCGATTCGACCGAGCTGGAGTTCGGCCTCCCGATTCGCTCGTTCACCTCGTTCCGCCAGGCGGCCGCGGAGGCGGCGATCTCGCGCCTGTATGGCGGGATTCATTACCGCCGCGCCATCGAGCAGGGGATGCTGCAGGGGCAGAAGGTCGGGCAGTACGTCGTGTCGAAGGTGCGTACGCGCACGGTGACGCCTGCGACTTCGGCCGCGTCGGGCAGCACGCCGTGA